In Syntrophotaleaceae bacterium, a genomic segment contains:
- a CDS encoding transporter, whose translation MGKNRFGGLLVVLLLCLAVPCQAGITGNHYTNGAEGIKGASVPPPGNYYRLYNVFYSSDELMDTDGDKLDVDFDVFVFANVHRFIHVSEWKILGGNFFGSLLVPVVYTDLEIGALGVEDDDWSIGDSFIEPAGLAWHGERWDAAVSLGVWVPTGPNNDRRPAYPGKDYWTGMLTFGATVYPDAAKTWSVSWLGRYEVHSEKQGDDLTAGDDFHFEWGIGKALPPSWKLGPLQAWEVGVVGYAQWQVTDDRGDDVTWDKDDHDRVFAVGPEVRCMIPQWKLLLELRSQQEFGAVDRSEGLTTTLVVTKIF comes from the coding sequence ATGGGGAAGAATCGATTTGGGGGTCTGCTCGTCGTTCTGCTGCTCTGTCTGGCGGTGCCCTGTCAGGCGGGAATAACCGGCAATCACTACACCAACGGAGCCGAAGGGATCAAAGGTGCCAGCGTTCCGCCGCCCGGCAATTACTACCGGCTCTACAACGTGTTCTACTCCAGCGATGAGCTGATGGATACCGATGGCGATAAACTTGACGTCGATTTCGATGTCTTTGTCTTTGCCAACGTTCATCGCTTCATTCATGTGTCCGAATGGAAGATTCTCGGAGGCAACTTCTTCGGCAGTCTGCTGGTGCCGGTGGTCTATACCGATCTGGAAATCGGGGCACTCGGTGTCGAGGACGACGACTGGAGCATCGGCGACAGCTTCATCGAGCCGGCGGGACTGGCCTGGCACGGCGAGCGCTGGGACGCCGCCGTCAGCCTTGGCGTCTGGGTTCCGACAGGGCCCAACAACGACAGGCGTCCGGCCTACCCGGGCAAGGACTATTGGACCGGGATGCTGACCTTCGGCGCCACCGTCTACCCCGATGCGGCCAAGACCTGGTCCGTTTCCTGGCTGGGGCGCTACGAGGTCCACAGTGAAAAGCAGGGGGACGATCTGACCGCGGGGGATGATTTCCATTTCGAATGGGGGATCGGCAAGGCCCTTCCGCCCTCCTGGAAACTGGGGCCTTTGCAAGCCTGGGAGGTCGGCGTGGTTGGCTATGCCCAGTGGCAGGTGACGGATGACCGGGGGGATGACGTGACGTGGGATAAGGATGACCATGACCGCGTGTTCGCCGTGGGGCCTGAAGTCCGTTGCATGATTCCCCAGTGGAAGCTGCTGCTCGAACTGCGCTCGCAGCAGGAATTCGGTGCCGTGGACCGCTCCGAGGGTTTGACAACGACTCTGGTCGTCACCAAAATTTTCTGA
- a CDS encoding LuxR family transcriptional regulator, with amino-acid sequence MNFSNGLARQTHPEERRIRLIETIYATVADPGAWQAFLQEIIGCTNSRSARMLVLNPQADRVLSSIKQNIDDSFHRQYTEHYVNACPWRPELVRKAPGRLYSTYLHFSCRQPDYLRTEFFNDWAGPQDIHHGVCGTIFKNSHRTVQLLVQRTGGQGHYTEEDTDFINGFVPHLQHAFLLAAQVADQTARSEALAAAAGGESLPFMLLDHTLRPVHCNPGAEELLGSGSALRLVNGQLQLADGRRNQTLQRLLRECLAAADSRTFDSAGGILEVPRPDRADLQLLIRPIHPDIPILSVRPEGYVAVYVYDPEAKVAIDRTRLSALYGLSGAETRIALAMLDTPEPAEVAKRCFISLHTVRSHLKSIFAKTGTGSQAELMRLLLTGPARKR; translated from the coding sequence ATGAATTTCAGCAACGGCCTGGCCAGGCAGACACATCCCGAAGAACGGCGGATTCGCCTGATTGAAACGATCTATGCGACGGTTGCGGATCCGGGCGCATGGCAGGCATTTCTGCAGGAAATTATTGGCTGCACCAACTCCCGGTCGGCCCGCATGCTGGTCCTGAACCCCCAGGCGGACCGGGTTCTGTCCAGCATCAAGCAGAATATCGACGATAGCTTTCACCGTCAGTACACAGAACATTACGTCAACGCCTGCCCCTGGCGTCCGGAGTTGGTGCGAAAGGCTCCGGGACGTCTTTATTCGACCTACCTCCACTTCAGTTGCCGCCAGCCCGACTACCTGCGCACCGAATTCTTCAACGACTGGGCCGGTCCCCAGGACATCCATCACGGGGTCTGCGGCACCATATTCAAGAATTCCCACCGCACGGTACAACTGCTGGTTCAGCGGACCGGGGGACAGGGGCACTACACCGAAGAGGATACCGATTTCATTAACGGATTCGTGCCGCACCTCCAGCATGCTTTTCTGCTGGCGGCCCAGGTGGCCGATCAGACCGCGCGGTCCGAGGCTCTCGCAGCCGCGGCCGGGGGGGAAAGCCTCCCGTTCATGCTGCTGGATCATACATTGCGCCCGGTTCACTGTAACCCGGGAGCCGAGGAGCTGCTTGGCAGCGGCTCGGCCCTGAGACTGGTCAACGGCCAGTTGCAGCTCGCCGATGGTCGACGGAACCAGACCCTGCAGCGTCTGCTGCGGGAATGTCTGGCCGCCGCCGATTCCCGGACCTTTGATAGCGCCGGCGGCATCCTGGAGGTGCCGCGGCCCGATCGCGCCGACCTGCAGCTGCTGATCAGGCCGATCCACCCGGACATCCCGATCCTGAGCGTCCGGCCGGAAGGGTATGTGGCAGTTTATGTGTATGACCCCGAGGCAAAAGTTGCGATCGACAGGACTCGGTTGAGTGCCCTCTACGGTCTGTCCGGGGCGGAGACCCGGATAGCCTTGGCGATGCTGGACACTCCGGAACCGGCCGAAGTGGCGAAGCGCTGTTTTATCAGTCTGCACACGGTGCGGTCCCATCTCAAATCGATCTTCGCGAAAACCGGCACCGGGAGCCAGGCCGAACTGATGAGGCTCCTGTTGACCGGTCCGGCACGAAAGCGATAA
- a CDS encoding helix-turn-helix transcriptional regulator, translating into MRAVPPALPFFFFVLWLLAVPMEGPLLVVSGVSGTSIWFLLPLVACLLLTGRFISPVLLEKLAPWGAAACGVATYALYLYPTMAPLLLSVMGIAATPITVRSAIGLLGAGQPLRAAAWCLVTTNLLLALLHQTRDFPAWPILFALLPLMTLPGIVSAHESDVQKEPLAWEYLPFIFIFQVVSGLMYGFLFPAYAASGLMQGLELVFYMLAVLGAVPLYRRDRDLLLLAGLSLGMLAFGLLQIGGAGGINLGMFAVMAAAGCIDLFLLALLLQSARPVKSFGFGLAALCGGIAAGQLLGLLLGDRAEAVGMAGSMALNIAALALFLRHHLQLRRVMDEREESEEIPVELACQLSNREQDILRLVIRGRSYREIAGQLGIAESTVKTHMRRIHEKAGVTDRKRLLLWLAQTRNP; encoded by the coding sequence ATGCGTGCTGTTCCCCCTGCCTTGCCGTTTTTCTTTTTTGTCCTGTGGCTGCTGGCCGTGCCCATGGAGGGACCGCTGCTGGTTGTGAGCGGGGTCAGCGGCACGAGCATATGGTTTCTCCTGCCTCTGGTCGCGTGCCTGCTGCTCACCGGCAGATTTATTTCCCCTGTCCTTCTGGAAAAACTGGCGCCCTGGGGGGCGGCCGCATGCGGTGTTGCGACCTATGCCCTCTACCTTTATCCCACCATGGCCCCCTTGCTGCTTTCTGTCATGGGCATCGCCGCTACACCGATAACAGTCAGATCGGCGATAGGCCTGCTGGGAGCCGGACAGCCCCTGCGCGCCGCTGCCTGGTGCCTGGTCACCACCAACCTTCTCCTGGCACTGCTGCACCAGACCCGGGACTTCCCCGCCTGGCCCATTCTCTTTGCCTTGCTGCCCCTGATGACCTTGCCCGGAATCGTGTCCGCCCACGAGAGCGACGTTCAAAAAGAACCCCTGGCCTGGGAGTATCTGCCCTTCATTTTCATCTTTCAGGTGGTCAGCGGATTGATGTACGGATTCCTGTTTCCGGCCTATGCTGCTTCCGGACTGATGCAGGGGCTGGAACTGGTCTTTTACATGCTGGCGGTTCTGGGGGCAGTGCCGCTTTACCGGCGCGACCGCGATCTGCTGCTGCTGGCCGGACTGAGCCTGGGGATGCTGGCTTTCGGATTGCTGCAGATCGGTGGGGCTGGCGGCATCAACCTGGGGATGTTTGCCGTAATGGCGGCGGCGGGTTGCATCGACCTGTTTCTGCTGGCCCTGCTGCTGCAGAGTGCACGTCCGGTGAAATCTTTCGGTTTCGGTCTCGCTGCGTTGTGCGGAGGCATCGCGGCGGGTCAGCTTCTCGGTCTTCTGCTGGGAGATCGGGCCGAAGCGGTGGGCATGGCCGGCAGCATGGCGCTCAATATCGCGGCCCTGGCCCTGTTTTTGCGCCATCACCTGCAACTGCGCAGGGTCATGGACGAGCGGGAGGAGAGCGAGGAAATCCCCGTCGAGTTGGCCTGTCAGCTCTCGAATCGCGAGCAGGACATTTTGCGTCTGGTGATCAGGGGCCGCAGCTATCGGGAAATTGCCGGGCAGTTAGGCATTGCCGAATCGACAGTCAAAACCCACATGCGACGAATCCACGAAAAAGCCGGAGTCACCGATCGCAAGCGCCTGCTGCTATGGCTGGCGCAAACCCGCAACCCCTGA
- a CDS encoding alpha/beta hydrolase yields MNCHDSRTVLSPDGIPLFCDCAGEGDPMLLFIHGWTCRRTYWLPQLQHFAAIRAVAAPDLPGHGETPAAGRSRWNVDSFARDIVACADALMAKKLVLIGHSMGGAVALEAARRLQDRVAGVVLVDTFVIDYGGLDKDTIQAIAAPFEADFPAAMAALVTQTATAATPPELLARLVREMSAADPVWAIPVWRDLLAWSPAAAFKELRVPIQAVNGDLIPPSARERCAPFVTETLIPGAGHFLQMENPAFFNQVLESVLKRLR; encoded by the coding sequence ATGAATTGTCACGATTCCCGAACAGTCCTCTCCCCTGACGGTATCCCCCTCTTTTGCGATTGCGCCGGTGAAGGCGACCCGATGCTGCTGTTCATCCACGGCTGGACCTGCCGTCGGACCTACTGGCTGCCGCAGTTGCAGCATTTCGCCGCAATCCGCGCGGTGGCGGCGCCGGACTTGCCCGGTCACGGTGAAACCCCCGCCGCCGGTCGGAGCCGTTGGAACGTGGATTCCTTCGCACGGGATATCGTTGCCTGCGCCGACGCCCTGATGGCTAAAAAGCTCGTGCTGATCGGCCATTCGATGGGCGGCGCCGTGGCTCTGGAGGCCGCTCGCCGTCTGCAGGATCGGGTCGCGGGAGTGGTGCTGGTGGACACCTTCGTCATCGACTACGGCGGGTTGGATAAGGACACGATTCAGGCGATCGCCGCGCCCTTCGAAGCCGATTTTCCGGCCGCCATGGCTGCGCTGGTGACACAGACCGCCACTGCCGCCACTCCGCCCGAACTCCTGGCACGGCTGGTCCGGGAGATGTCGGCCGCCGATCCTGTCTGGGCCATCCCGGTCTGGCGCGATCTGCTTGCCTGGAGCCCAGCGGCCGCTTTCAAGGAACTGCGGGTGCCGATCCAAGCCGTCAACGGCGACCTGATTCCCCCTTCCGCCAGGGAGCGCTGTGCGCCCTTTGTCACCGAAACCCTCATCCCCGGCGCCGGGCATTTCCTGCAAATGGAAAATCCGGCCTTTTTCAACCAGGTTCTGGAGTCCGTTTTGAAACGGCTTCGCTAA
- a CDS encoding sialidase family protein, with product MDFKSILSGLISAIAVLMGVSVVALSVAQKSGSSGIKWKDKIEVVSGEAYRGPWRMNESEFRYVDDPTVGINGDKAVGVAWADHDRKDIFFQVFEKDGKKRFQEPVNVSRSPSIFSWLPKLVMTSGRPGRVYVLWQEIVFSGGTHGGEIFFARSNDGGKTFQEPINLSTTRAGAGKGRLNRDSWHNGSLDIALGPEGHLYAAWTEYEGPLRFSRSTDGGASFSAPIRIRGGNGAAPARAPALATGGDGAVYIAWTVGEDPAADIHFSESDDHGQTFAEPRILDRTDGHADAPKLAVDDRGTVHLVYAESPGGPLKAYHIRYTRLPQGEGDFEQPRQIAVPEGTRWESMNFPSLSLDGKGNPYIIWELFPKPVGYPKGLGFTFSRDGGQTFASPRDIPGTGDPALGTGGGRQGLLMKKLAVNDQGAIAVAHSTFKRNQSSHVWFLRGEAAGRN from the coding sequence ATGGACTTCAAGTCGATACTTTCCGGCCTCATTTCCGCGATTGCCGTACTCATGGGAGTGTCCGTGGTCGCCTTGTCCGTGGCCCAAAAGTCGGGATCTTCCGGGATAAAATGGAAAGATAAAATCGAGGTCGTTTCCGGAGAGGCTTACCGGGGGCCCTGGAGGATGAACGAATCGGAATTCCGTTACGTGGACGATCCCACTGTCGGCATCAACGGGGATAAAGCTGTCGGAGTTGCCTGGGCCGATCACGACCGGAAGGATATCTTCTTCCAGGTTTTTGAAAAGGACGGCAAAAAACGCTTCCAGGAACCGGTCAACGTCTCCCGAAGCCCGTCCATCTTTTCCTGGCTGCCGAAGCTGGTGATGACCTCAGGTCGTCCCGGCCGGGTGTATGTGCTGTGGCAGGAGATCGTTTTTTCCGGCGGAACCCACGGAGGGGAAATTTTCTTCGCACGGTCTAACGATGGCGGGAAGACTTTTCAGGAGCCGATCAACCTTTCAACCACCAGAGCCGGCGCCGGAAAGGGACGGCTGAACAGGGACTCCTGGCACAACGGCAGCCTGGATATTGCCCTGGGGCCCGAGGGACATCTCTACGCTGCCTGGACGGAATATGAAGGCCCCCTGCGGTTCAGTCGCTCCACGGACGGGGGCGCCAGCTTCTCCGCACCGATACGCATCCGGGGCGGAAACGGTGCAGCACCCGCCCGCGCCCCCGCACTTGCCACCGGAGGCGATGGCGCCGTCTATATCGCCTGGACAGTTGGAGAAGACCCGGCCGCCGACATTCACTTCTCCGAGTCGGACGACCACGGCCAGACCTTCGCCGAGCCGCGCATCCTGGACAGGACCGATGGGCATGCCGACGCTCCCAAACTCGCCGTCGACGACAGAGGGACGGTTCATCTCGTTTACGCCGAGAGTCCTGGTGGCCCTCTAAAGGCGTATCACATTCGCTATACCCGTTTGCCGCAGGGAGAAGGAGACTTCGAGCAACCGCGGCAGATCGCCGTTCCAGAGGGAACTCGCTGGGAAAGCATGAACTTTCCGAGCCTGAGCCTGGACGGAAAAGGGAATCCGTACATAATCTGGGAACTCTTCCCCAAACCGGTGGGATACCCGAAGGGGCTCGGCTTTACCTTTTCCCGGGATGGCGGGCAGACCTTTGCATCACCCAGGGATATTCCGGGAACCGGCGATCCGGCTCTCGGGACCGGCGGAGGCAGGCAGGGGTTGCTGATGAAAAAGCTCGCCGTCAATGATCAGGGAGCGATCGCGGTGGCGCACAGCACCTTCAAGCGGAACCAAAGCAGTCATGTCTGGTTCCTTAGAGGAGAGGCTGCCGGGAGAAATTGA
- a CDS encoding SCP2 sterol-binding domain-containing protein: MKINEHPTVLAVRGNPTPPSATKSPATRVLDDKWLRNLCREAGADDVGFVSIDNPDMAEQRDIILYAFAHARSLVSYACRLNPESIRSPARSLAQLEFSRGTGRINEVGRAIAANLATAGVAALHIPATFPMEIENFPDRQPWVIGHKPVAVAAGLGRIGRNRLVLHPRFGAFMVLGTVLVDASVITYGEKLAFSPCLDCNACTAVCPVGAVGAEGQFDFSSCYANCYRYSLTGFGDWVERLADSPNRFAYRRRVDDSETSAVWQGLTTGPIYRTGYCMAVCPAGEDVIVPFLTDRARFAREVVTPLREKKERVYVVAGSDAESYATLNFPHKELRRIDNGLRAQSIASFLQGARLKFQRRKAEGLAITVHFTFTGREERKASMLIRDGSLEVAEGHVGIVDVAVRADSEAWLKVLAGEWSMLGAILRGKVRVKGKVRLLRRFGESFV, encoded by the coding sequence ATGAAGATCAACGAACATCCAACCGTTTTGGCCGTGCGCGGCAATCCGACACCCCCCTCCGCCACCAAATCTCCTGCCACCAGAGTTCTCGACGATAAATGGCTCCGAAACCTATGCCGTGAAGCGGGAGCCGACGACGTCGGCTTCGTTTCCATCGACAATCCCGATATGGCGGAGCAGCGCGATATCATTCTCTATGCGTTTGCCCACGCCCGGTCTCTGGTGAGTTATGCCTGCCGCCTCAATCCCGAGAGCATCCGAAGCCCGGCCCGTTCCCTGGCGCAGCTCGAATTCAGCCGCGGCACGGGCCGCATAAACGAGGTCGGGCGGGCGATTGCCGCAAATCTCGCGACGGCGGGCGTCGCCGCCCTGCACATTCCGGCCACGTTTCCCATGGAGATCGAAAACTTTCCGGACAGGCAACCCTGGGTAATCGGTCACAAGCCGGTAGCCGTGGCCGCAGGTCTCGGACGAATCGGCCGCAACCGCTTGGTTCTGCATCCGCGTTTCGGGGCCTTCATGGTACTGGGAACGGTGCTTGTAGACGCCTCCGTCATTACCTACGGCGAAAAACTTGCCTTTTCCCCCTGCCTGGACTGCAATGCCTGCACCGCAGTCTGTCCGGTCGGGGCGGTTGGAGCTGAAGGTCAGTTCGATTTTTCATCCTGCTACGCCAACTGCTACCGCTATTCCCTGACCGGTTTCGGAGACTGGGTCGAACGCCTCGCCGACAGCCCGAATCGTTTCGCCTATCGCCGACGGGTGGATGACAGCGAAACCTCCGCCGTCTGGCAGGGGCTCACCACCGGCCCGATCTACCGCACAGGCTACTGCATGGCGGTGTGCCCCGCCGGTGAGGATGTCATTGTCCCGTTTCTCACCGATCGGGCCCGATTTGCAAGAGAAGTCGTGACACCGTTGAGAGAAAAAAAAGAGAGAGTTTATGTGGTTGCCGGCTCGGATGCCGAGTCCTATGCGACGCTAAACTTTCCGCACAAGGAATTGCGGCGGATCGACAACGGCCTTCGTGCGCAGTCGATTGCGAGCTTCCTCCAGGGCGCCCGCCTGAAATTCCAGCGGCGCAAGGCAGAGGGGCTTGCCATCACCGTGCATTTCACCTTCACCGGTAGGGAGGAGCGAAAGGCATCCATGTTGATTCGAGACGGCTCACTCGAAGTTGCCGAAGGGCATGTCGGCATTGTCGATGTAGCGGTGAGGGCGGACAGCGAAGCATGGCTCAAAGTGCTCGCCGGGGAGTGGAGTATGCTGGGGGCCATCCTGCGCGGAAAGGTCCGGGTAAAGGGGAAGGTCAGGCTTTTAAGGCGATTCGGCGAGAGTTTCGTCTGA
- a CDS encoding rhodanese-related (seleno)protein has translation MLMLFLALGCAGAGRSSQDEVPRMSGEELKSRLGTPDLVIIDARSGNDWASSEMKIAGAVREDPRRFNDWKNSYSKSKTLVLYCDUPNEGTSAGLARILKSQGYRTVYALEGGWEAWQEAGYPVERK, from the coding sequence ATGCTTATGCTGTTTCTGGCCCTGGGATGCGCCGGGGCGGGGCGATCCTCGCAGGATGAGGTGCCGCGGATGTCCGGGGAGGAGCTGAAGTCCCGCCTCGGAACTCCCGATCTTGTCATCATCGACGCCAGATCCGGCAATGACTGGGCAAGCAGCGAGATGAAGATCGCGGGCGCGGTCCGGGAGGACCCGAGAAGATTCAACGACTGGAAAAACAGCTATTCGAAGTCAAAGACCCTTGTTCTCTACTGCGATTGACCGAACGAGGGAACCAGCGCCGGTCTGGCGCGGATACTGAAATCACAGGGGTACCGGACTGTCTACGCCCTCGAGGGGGGATGGGAGGCATGGCAGGAAGCCGGATATCCGGTGGAACGGAAGTAA
- a CDS encoding diadenylate cyclase, translated as MFWHFLGLLQEIGWKDLLDIGMASLLLWLGIDALRRSRMRFVGISLLAFGALFLVAKELEIKLTVWLLQGLAAIIVLILIIVFQSEIRLLLERLSGRLVGKRTPPLSWAVPEILCEGVSTLSKARRGALIVLPASDPLEWFTTEGVSLNGQLTLPLLLSIFDPNSPGHDGALIIEGSRVERFGVHLPLSQDTEQLRGRGTRHAAALGLAEKTDALILVVSEETGRVSAARNGTLRPLARLKDLREEVAGFYEEQGKPWVQKRTPAKIGKTSLEGALAIFLALVFWLFLVPGSEIDSLVHKVPIKIENVPADFNLKEVTPAEVSVTLAGPRRKLFLFDPKNLNIPVDVTLSRFGRQTFSLTPSSILLPRDLYVAEIQPAQIKVYVETKPPPNGQQSG; from the coding sequence ATGTTCTGGCACTTTTTGGGACTGTTGCAGGAAATCGGTTGGAAGGATTTGTTGGATATCGGGATGGCCTCCCTTCTCTTATGGCTGGGTATCGACGCTCTGCGCCGGAGCCGGATGCGGTTCGTGGGCATTTCCCTGCTGGCCTTCGGCGCTCTTTTCCTGGTCGCGAAGGAACTCGAGATAAAATTGACGGTCTGGCTCCTGCAGGGTCTGGCAGCCATCATTGTTCTCATCCTGATCATCGTGTTTCAAAGCGAAATCCGTCTGCTGTTGGAGCGGCTGTCCGGAAGACTGGTCGGGAAACGGACGCCGCCCCTCTCCTGGGCCGTACCGGAGATCCTCTGCGAGGGTGTCAGCACGCTGTCCAAGGCCCGACGGGGTGCCCTGATCGTGCTGCCGGCCAGCGACCCGCTGGAGTGGTTTACCACGGAAGGGGTCTCGCTGAACGGCCAACTGACGCTGCCACTGCTGTTGAGCATTTTCGATCCCAATTCCCCCGGACATGATGGCGCCCTTATCATAGAGGGCTCCCGGGTCGAACGCTTCGGAGTCCATCTGCCTCTGTCCCAGGACACCGAACAACTGAGGGGCCGGGGCACCCGCCACGCTGCAGCCCTGGGACTGGCGGAGAAAACCGATGCCCTGATCCTGGTGGTTTCGGAGGAAACAGGCAGGGTATCGGCGGCCCGCAACGGCACGCTGCGCCCGCTTGCACGATTGAAGGATCTGCGCGAGGAGGTGGCCGGGTTTTACGAGGAGCAGGGAAAACCCTGGGTCCAAAAGAGGACGCCGGCCAAAATCGGTAAAACCTCGCTCGAAGGGGCTTTGGCCATATTCCTGGCGCTGGTTTTCTGGCTGTTCCTGGTCCCGGGCTCGGAGATCGACTCCCTGGTGCACAAGGTGCCGATCAAGATCGAAAACGTTCCCGCCGACTTCAACCTGAAGGAAGTCACTCCGGCCGAGGTTTCGGTGACCCTGGCGGGTCCGAGGCGCAAGCTGTTCCTTTTCGACCCGAAAAATCTGAACATCCCCGTCGATGTAACCCTGTCGCGTTTCGGCCGGCAGACCTTTTCCCTGACCCCCTCATCGATCCTGTTGCCGCGGGACCTCTATGTCGCCGAAATCCAACCCGCCCAGATCAAGGTCTATGTGGAAACGAAACCGCCGCCAAACGGCCAGCAAAGCGGATAG
- a CDS encoding LuxR C-terminal-related transcriptional regulator: MSLPEPPKPIDCLSSTDAAMLLELIHGCLGCTSEEEFTPLLQKTKELFSFDFAGTLFGRMDSSNDLVITHGINVSFPEEWLNEYLARNYFYLDIATKETFVHCRVKCWSYLTNNYSARVPKDIMSLNLDFGVNEAYMHGGSSFFAPKKKSMFCFAGQLLKPDRRTDTILEHLIPHLHLALIRIFDNTQSNLDQAKAVLSPREREVLDWMKHGKSSWDISIILGISERTVNYHVYNLMQKLEAVNRPQAVAAAIRLGLIDLC; this comes from the coding sequence ATGTCTTTGCCAGAACCGCCGAAGCCGATCGACTGTCTTTCCAGTACTGATGCCGCGATGCTCCTCGAACTCATCCACGGCTGCCTGGGTTGCACTTCGGAGGAGGAGTTCACTCCGCTTCTCCAGAAGACAAAGGAACTTTTCTCTTTTGATTTCGCGGGCACTCTTTTCGGCCGTATGGACAGCAGCAACGACCTCGTCATTACCCATGGCATCAATGTCAGTTTTCCCGAGGAGTGGCTCAACGAATATCTGGCCCGCAACTACTTCTACCTGGATATCGCCACCAAAGAAACATTCGTTCATTGCAGAGTCAAATGCTGGTCGTATCTGACAAATAACTACAGCGCCAGGGTGCCGAAAGACATCATGTCGCTAAACCTCGACTTTGGCGTGAATGAAGCCTATATGCACGGAGGAAGTTCCTTTTTCGCGCCGAAGAAGAAAAGTATGTTCTGCTTTGCAGGCCAACTGCTGAAGCCGGACAGGCGAACGGATACGATACTTGAGCACTTGATTCCTCACCTGCACCTGGCTCTGATCCGCATCTTCGATAATACCCAGTCGAATCTCGATCAAGCTAAAGCCGTTCTCTCCCCCCGGGAAAGGGAGGTGCTCGACTGGATGAAACATGGGAAAAGCTCCTGGGACATTTCCATTATCCTTGGAATCAGCGAAAGAACCGTCAATTACCACGTCTACAATCTGATGCAGAAACTCGAGGCGGTGAACAGGCCTCAGGCCGTTGCCGCTGCAATCCGACTGGGGTTGATCGATCTTTGCTGA